Proteins co-encoded in one Sphingomonas carotinifaciens genomic window:
- a CDS encoding intradiol ring-cleavage dioxygenase yields MMTHHHDDHSDHGHGMAEDLPRFNALIARRRALQWFAGAGTAALVAGCGGGSGSDSDTSSVSTVTGSTTTTTTTATPTPTSTTTTTTTTSSGCIADPTETAGPYPADGTNSASGSTSNALTVSGIVRSDIRPSFISSTTVATGVLVKITLTVVNVNATCAPLAGYAVYLWHCDRNGLYSLYSVPTESYLRGVQVTDANGQVTFTTIFPAAYSGRYPHMHFEVFSSLSNAISGKYAVLTSQLAMPLAECNTVFADTSLYPTSARNLAQVTISSDNVFGDNTAAQIAQQTPTMTGSPSAGYVATAVIGIAV; encoded by the coding sequence ATGATGACCCACCACCACGACGATCACAGCGACCACGGCCATGGCATGGCGGAGGACCTGCCGCGCTTCAACGCCCTCATCGCACGGCGGCGAGCGTTGCAGTGGTTCGCTGGTGCAGGCACTGCCGCGCTCGTTGCGGGCTGCGGCGGTGGCAGTGGATCAGACAGCGACACCAGCTCGGTCAGCACCGTAACCGGATCGACCACCACGACCACGACGACGGCCACCCCGACCCCGACTTCGACCACCACGACGACAACGACCACGTCGAGCGGCTGCATCGCCGATCCGACGGAGACGGCTGGCCCCTATCCGGCCGACGGTACCAACTCGGCGAGCGGTTCCACCTCGAACGCGCTGACGGTTAGCGGGATTGTGCGCAGCGATATCCGACCGAGTTTCATCAGCTCGACTACGGTAGCGACCGGCGTGCTCGTTAAGATCACACTCACCGTTGTGAACGTGAACGCGACCTGTGCGCCGCTGGCGGGCTACGCGGTCTATCTCTGGCATTGCGACCGCAACGGGCTTTACTCGCTTTATTCCGTCCCGACCGAGAGCTACCTGCGCGGTGTTCAGGTGACGGATGCGAACGGGCAGGTCACCTTCACCACCATCTTCCCCGCCGCCTATTCGGGTCGCTACCCCCATATGCACTTCGAGGTGTTTTCGAGCCTTAGCAACGCGATCAGCGGCAAATATGCGGTACTGACATCGCAACTCGCGATGCCGCTGGCCGAATGCAACACCGTGTTTGCGGATACGTCGCTTTATCCGACGAGTGCACGCAATCTCGCGCAGGTGACGATTTCCAGTGACAACGTGTTCGGCGACAACACCGCCGCCCAGATCGCGCAGCAGACACCGACCATGACCGGCAGTCCGAGCGCGGGATATGTCGCCACCGCAGTTATCGGTATCGCGGTTTAA
- a CDS encoding response regulator, with the protein MDLATRILIVDDDDGIRKLISSFLEKNGFLTSVASDPVAMRASMAKQRPDLIVLDVMMPGEDGLTALRGLQAPGAPPVIMLSAVGSDIDRIIGLEIGAEDYLAKPCNPRELLARIRTVLRRRGRETETASTAASVPTAMTIVAEPIGEGRPLLRFNQWSLDPEGFSLYAPDGATVPLTEGEFQIMRALVEHPRRVLTRDQLIEYARGGDSDSFDRAVDVQVSRIRRKLAAKDGQELIRTVRNEGYMFTASVVRR; encoded by the coding sequence ATGGACCTCGCCACCCGTATCCTTATCGTCGATGACGATGACGGCATCCGGAAGCTGATCTCCTCCTTTCTGGAGAAGAATGGCTTCCTGACGTCAGTCGCCAGCGATCCCGTTGCGATGCGCGCCTCGATGGCGAAGCAACGCCCTGATCTGATCGTGCTCGATGTTATGATGCCAGGCGAGGATGGGCTGACGGCTTTGCGCGGGCTTCAGGCGCCTGGTGCACCGCCCGTCATCATGTTGTCGGCCGTCGGCAGCGATATCGACCGGATCATCGGGCTGGAGATCGGCGCCGAGGATTATCTCGCCAAGCCGTGCAATCCGCGCGAGCTGCTGGCGCGGATCCGCACCGTGCTCCGGCGCCGTGGAAGAGAGACGGAGACCGCTTCCACCGCCGCGTCCGTCCCGACCGCGATGACAATCGTTGCCGAACCGATCGGTGAGGGTCGTCCCCTCCTCCGGTTCAACCAATGGTCACTCGATCCAGAGGGATTTTCGCTCTACGCGCCCGATGGTGCAACCGTCCCGCTGACCGAAGGCGAGTTCCAGATCATGCGCGCGCTCGTCGAGCATCCGCGCCGCGTCCTGACGCGCGATCAGTTGATTGAATATGCCCGCGGCGGCGATAGTGACAGTTTTGATCGTGCCGTCGACGTCCAGGTTAGCCGTATCCGGCGCAAGCTTGCGGCCAAAGACGGGCAAGAACTGATCCGCACCGTCCGGAACGAGGGCTATATGTTCACGGCGTCGGTGGTCAGGCGGTAG
- a CDS encoding lytic transglycosylase domain-containing protein — MKIRFDHPVFIALAGFLVTATLLYVTQAHAQVMQIADDGSIQTRAGAGVVSWDADDASNLSWPDPATAMPEMPAIPAAYAATVHRVSAAQGISPALLEALIWQESRWRAAAVSRVGAQGLTQLMPGTARTLGVDPRDPIAAIEGGARYLRQQLDRFDGDVERALAAYNAGPSRVLRAGGIPPIAETRAYVAAILTRLSNISEK, encoded by the coding sequence ATGAAAATCCGTTTCGACCATCCCGTCTTTATCGCCTTGGCAGGATTTCTCGTCACCGCGACGCTGCTGTATGTCACCCAAGCCCATGCGCAGGTGATGCAGATCGCCGATGACGGCTCAATCCAGACCCGTGCCGGCGCTGGCGTCGTCAGTTGGGATGCGGATGACGCGTCCAACTTGTCCTGGCCCGACCCGGCAACAGCGATGCCGGAGATGCCTGCCATTCCCGCGGCCTATGCCGCAACCGTGCATCGGGTGTCGGCTGCGCAGGGGATCAGCCCCGCTCTTCTTGAAGCCCTGATCTGGCAAGAGAGCCGCTGGAGGGCGGCCGCCGTGTCGCGTGTCGGCGCTCAAGGCCTCACCCAGCTCATGCCCGGCACCGCGCGTACCCTTGGCGTCGATCCGCGCGATCCGATCGCCGCGATCGAAGGCGGCGCGCGATACCTTCGCCAGCAGCTCGATCGCTTCGATGGCGACGTCGAGCGTGCGCTTGCCGCCTACAATGCCGGACCCAGCCGCGTGCTTCGCGCCGGTGGCATCCCCCCCATCGCTGAGACGCGCGCCTACGTCGCCGCGATCCTCACTCGCCTGTCCAACATCTCGGAGAAATGA
- a CDS encoding TrbC/VirB2 family protein: protein MKKHLIAVSAMLAALSPTAAFAQVAGADPQGSGPIVAALGWLQGTLLGHVATTVAVIAVAMVGFMMLTGRLNWRFGATVIVGCFVLFGSAAIVAGIQSTAGMAG from the coding sequence ATGAAAAAGCATCTGATCGCCGTCTCGGCCATGCTGGCCGCCTTGTCGCCAACTGCCGCCTTCGCGCAGGTCGCCGGAGCCGATCCGCAAGGGTCCGGTCCGATCGTCGCGGCGCTCGGCTGGCTGCAGGGCACGCTGCTTGGTCATGTCGCCACCACCGTTGCGGTGATCGCGGTCGCCATGGTCGGGTTCATGATGCTGACCGGTCGTCTCAACTGGCGGTTCGGTGCAACCGTCATCGTCGGTTGCTTCGTCCTGTTCGGCTCGGCCGCGATCGTCGCCGGCATCCAGTCGACCGCGGGCATGGCGGGCTGA
- a CDS encoding type IV secretion system protein VirB3, with the protein MAGLSRAPVFRALTRPQMFGGVTFSFFIVNMAVTTEAFLVTGSFLALPIALVVHGVGYLVCLREPRVFDLWLTKVSRTPRVRNWKRWGCNSYEP; encoded by the coding sequence ATGGCCGGCCTGTCCCGCGCGCCCGTGTTCCGGGCGCTTACCAGACCGCAGATGTTCGGCGGCGTCACCTTTTCCTTCTTCATCGTTAACATGGCGGTGACGACGGAGGCGTTCCTGGTGACGGGTAGCTTCTTGGCCCTGCCGATCGCGCTGGTCGTACACGGGGTCGGCTATCTCGTGTGCCTGCGCGAGCCGCGTGTCTTCGATCTGTGGCTGACCAAGGTCAGCCGTACCCCCCGGGTCCGCAACTGGAAGCGGTGGGGCTGCAACTCCTACGAACCCTAA
- a CDS encoding VirB4 family type IV secretion/conjugal transfer ATPase, translating to MRKWIGPAAWGPREAKAGDRLPYARLLDEETLTLRDGGVMQVIAVPGIAFETEESEQLDHMLAVRETMLRSALDARFVIYHHVVRRQVEATLADAGEDPFSRELGRRWDAARAARRLYVNDQYLTVLRRPARGKTGWAEKLSRRLNGRGEIDPATVRELDAAVTALVAGLSAYSARVLGGYDGAVGRCSEPLELLSALYNGETRPVLTPPDATDCGHHIPYARISFGVDAIETRLSGGRRFAGMLSVKEYPDATRAGLIDNLLRLPHELILTESFAPADRQVARERIDLAIRRLKSADAEAAAERSEMMAARDGLGAGQVGFGDHHLSVLVRAETLGELERAAAQAGAALADMGAVAVREDTGMEPAFWGQFPGNEAYVVRRSLISTANAAGFLSLHGFPGGRASGNHWGDAVSVLETTSATPYFFNFHAKESGGDLGNFTVIGPSGSGKTVALNFLAAQAQRFGPRLVFFDKDRGAEIFLRAIGGHYSRLTPGEPTGMNPLALPDTPANQAFLREWLAVLLQADGAEELAMIASAVAAAYDHDPAFRRLRHLGELLGGTRRPEAGDLVHRLQPWIGSGENAWLFDNAVDRLHLDARTLGFDMTQLLDSPRLRTPAMMYLFHRIDERLDGEPTMILIDEGWKALDDPVFAGRIRDWLKTLRKRNALVGFATQSAGDALGSSIASAIVEQTATMIFMPNAKAKAEDYCTGFGLTEHELALIRALPAESRCFLVRHANHSVVVRLDLSGTGEMLAVLSGREASVRRLDSIRAHVGDDPAHWYPLLTGAAWPGGPATSDDSPWYMEAAE from the coding sequence ATGCGCAAGTGGATCGGCCCCGCCGCATGGGGTCCACGCGAAGCCAAGGCCGGCGACCGGTTGCCCTATGCTCGCCTGCTCGACGAGGAGACGCTGACACTGCGCGACGGCGGCGTCATGCAGGTCATCGCGGTGCCGGGAATCGCCTTCGAGACCGAAGAGTCAGAACAGCTTGATCACATGCTCGCCGTTCGGGAGACGATGCTGAGAAGTGCGCTGGATGCCCGCTTCGTCATCTATCACCATGTCGTCCGCCGTCAGGTCGAGGCGACGTTGGCCGATGCGGGCGAGGACCCCTTCTCGCGCGAACTGGGCCGACGCTGGGATGCCGCACGCGCTGCGCGGAGGCTCTATGTCAACGATCAGTATCTGACCGTGCTGCGGCGCCCGGCGCGCGGAAAGACGGGCTGGGCCGAGAAGCTGTCGCGCCGTTTGAACGGCCGCGGGGAGATCGACCCGGCCACCGTCCGTGAGCTGGATGCCGCGGTCACCGCGCTCGTCGCGGGCCTGTCCGCCTATAGCGCGCGGGTGCTGGGCGGCTATGATGGTGCCGTCGGCCGCTGCTCGGAGCCGCTCGAATTGCTCTCGGCGCTCTACAATGGCGAGACCCGGCCGGTGCTGACGCCGCCTGACGCCACCGATTGCGGCCACCACATCCCCTATGCCCGGATCAGCTTCGGCGTCGACGCAATCGAGACGCGACTGTCCGGTGGCCGTCGTTTCGCCGGTATGCTGTCGGTCAAGGAGTATCCGGATGCCACCCGTGCCGGACTGATCGACAACCTGCTGCGGTTGCCGCACGAGTTGATCCTGACGGAGAGCTTCGCACCCGCCGATCGTCAGGTCGCGCGCGAGCGCATCGACCTCGCCATCCGGCGGCTCAAGTCGGCCGATGCGGAAGCGGCCGCCGAACGCAGCGAGATGATGGCCGCCCGCGACGGCCTCGGTGCCGGACAGGTCGGCTTCGGCGATCATCACCTGTCGGTGCTGGTTCGCGCTGAAACGCTGGGTGAGCTGGAGCGTGCGGCGGCGCAGGCCGGCGCAGCGCTTGCCGACATGGGCGCGGTCGCGGTCCGCGAGGATACGGGAATGGAACCCGCTTTCTGGGGCCAGTTTCCGGGCAATGAAGCCTATGTCGTGCGCCGTTCGCTTATCTCGACCGCCAATGCGGCCGGGTTTCTGTCGCTGCATGGCTTTCCTGGCGGTCGGGCGTCCGGCAACCATTGGGGCGATGCAGTCAGCGTGCTGGAGACCACCAGCGCCACGCCGTATTTCTTCAACTTCCACGCCAAGGAGAGCGGGGGTGATCTCGGGAACTTTACCGTCATCGGTCCGTCGGGGTCGGGCAAGACGGTGGCGCTGAACTTCCTGGCCGCGCAGGCGCAGCGGTTCGGCCCCCGGCTGGTCTTCTTCGACAAGGACCGTGGAGCCGAGATCTTCCTGCGCGCGATCGGCGGGCATTATTCCCGGCTGACGCCTGGCGAGCCGACCGGCATGAACCCGCTCGCCCTCCCGGATACGCCCGCTAATCAGGCGTTTCTGAGGGAATGGCTGGCCGTGCTGCTGCAGGCCGACGGTGCGGAGGAACTGGCGATGATCGCGAGCGCTGTTGCTGCCGCCTACGACCATGATCCGGCGTTCCGACGGCTGCGTCATCTGGGAGAGCTACTGGGCGGCACACGCCGCCCGGAAGCTGGCGACCTTGTCCATCGGCTCCAGCCCTGGATCGGATCGGGCGAGAACGCCTGGCTGTTCGACAATGCCGTCGACCGGCTGCATCTCGACGCGCGCACGCTGGGCTTCGACATGACCCAGCTGCTGGACAGCCCGCGCCTGCGCACGCCGGCCATGATGTACCTGTTCCACCGGATCGACGAGCGATTGGACGGCGAGCCGACCATGATCCTGATCGACGAAGGTTGGAAGGCGCTCGACGATCCCGTGTTTGCGGGGCGGATCCGCGACTGGCTGAAGACGCTCCGCAAACGCAATGCGCTGGTCGGTTTTGCCACGCAATCGGCCGGTGACGCGCTGGGTAGCAGCATCGCGTCGGCGATCGTCGAGCAGACCGCGACCATGATCTTCATGCCCAACGCCAAGGCGAAGGCGGAGGATTACTGCACCGGCTTCGGACTGACCGAGCACGAGCTGGCGCTGATCCGGGCGCTGCCGGCCGAAAGCCGCTGCTTCCTGGTGCGGCACGCCAACCACTCGGTCGTCGTCCGGCTCGATCTGTCGGGTACAGGCGAGATGCTGGCGGTCCTGTCGGGTCGCGAGGCAAGCGTCAGGCGACTGGATTCGATCCGGGCGCATGTCGGCGACGATCCGGCGCACTGGTATCCGCTGCTGACCGGCGCGGCATGGCCTGGCGGCCCTGCGACGAGCGATGACAGCCCTTGGTACATGGAGGCCGCGGAATGA
- a CDS encoding type IV secretion system protein: MNGCRSFGADGPDGIGAALRSIDCQTAQGTAHAFERLFGHHGGLLPVLTLILTLYVAWTAVGLLTGRARIGVSGLTPRMLTLGAALTFATSWAAYQSVVWNLLVGAPDQVAGLLLGTHGSATTLFADRLDRLFGAVAEAAQAAQNAAGADAKGWQPADVLWAATMLLLLGTAGVLITARIALGALLALGPAFLVLAIFRGTRGLFEGWLKAAILFAVVPLFAVLIGGGAIVILTPIAENLGAEPTMQQAATVFLGAAIYCTLMAMVLKVASQLVAGWRPGSGAGEPARVTRDAGAGTTVASSPTVFVPATGRAPMATGDDRIRAIAAAASPRPLAGPAATVHEEHVVRDRQRLAGLPTAQAGNVTPFPLATAPRARAAALGRAMGGASRAR; the protein is encoded by the coding sequence ATGAACGGGTGCAGATCGTTCGGGGCGGACGGCCCCGATGGCATCGGTGCGGCGCTGCGCAGCATCGACTGCCAGACCGCGCAGGGAACGGCGCACGCGTTCGAGCGGCTGTTCGGTCATCACGGCGGCCTCCTCCCGGTCCTCACGCTGATCCTGACGCTGTATGTCGCGTGGACCGCAGTCGGGCTGCTGACCGGCCGTGCCCGGATCGGCGTGTCGGGCTTGACCCCACGCATGCTGACGCTGGGTGCAGCGCTGACGTTCGCCACGTCGTGGGCCGCCTATCAGAGTGTCGTCTGGAACCTGTTGGTCGGTGCGCCTGACCAGGTAGCGGGACTGCTGCTCGGCACGCATGGCTCGGCGACAACGCTGTTCGCCGACCGCCTTGACCGTTTGTTCGGGGCGGTCGCCGAAGCTGCACAGGCAGCGCAGAACGCAGCCGGCGCGGACGCCAAGGGTTGGCAGCCTGCCGACGTCCTGTGGGCGGCGACCATGCTCCTGCTGCTCGGCACTGCGGGTGTGCTCATCACCGCGCGGATCGCGCTCGGGGCGCTGTTGGCGCTCGGCCCGGCGTTTCTGGTGCTCGCGATCTTCCGGGGCACACGTGGGCTGTTCGAGGGATGGCTGAAAGCGGCGATCCTGTTCGCGGTGGTGCCGCTGTTCGCCGTCCTGATCGGCGGGGGTGCGATCGTTATCCTGACTCCCATTGCGGAGAATCTAGGCGCCGAGCCGACCATGCAGCAAGCAGCGACCGTGTTCTTGGGTGCGGCGATTTACTGCACGCTCATGGCAATGGTACTCAAGGTCGCGAGCCAGCTCGTCGCGGGCTGGCGGCCGGGAAGTGGGGCAGGGGAACCCGCTCGGGTCACCCGTGATGCAGGCGCGGGCACGACCGTAGCGTCCAGTCCCACCGTTTTCGTCCCTGCTACGGGCCGTGCGCCGATGGCGACTGGCGATGACCGCATCCGCGCGATTGCCGCTGCGGCCTCGCCCCGGCCGCTCGCGGGGCCGGCTGCGACCGTGCACGAGGAGCATGTGGTGCGCGATCGTCAGCGCCTGGCGGGGTTGCCCACTGCCCAAGCCGGGAACGTCACCCCCTTTCCACTGGCAACCGCGCCGCGGGCCCGCGCCGCGGCGCTCGGAAGAGCAATGGGCGGAGCCTCCCGCGCCCGCTGA
- a CDS encoding TrbG/VirB9 family P-type conjugative transfer protein: protein MKSILFALAVSTSVPALASDARIVNRFYDDTRVVRFEGRTNLQSTIAFEEGERIENIAIGDSARWQVTPNKRANLLFIKPVTALARTNMTVVTDRRTYLFELVASPRAPSTYLLRFHYPAPPPPPPPPQPVEEKPALTAAVLETAASPAPLKLNFAWGAKGDKTLMPERSFDDGASLYLSWPRERAVPAVLTIGPDGSEGPTNFAVRGDYIVVEGVPSSVVLRSGRAALTLSPSRPKPAASSQPGTQIAER, encoded by the coding sequence ATGAAATCGATCCTGTTCGCGCTTGCTGTTAGTACATCGGTCCCGGCACTCGCCTCCGACGCCCGTATCGTCAACCGCTTCTACGATGACACGCGCGTCGTCCGGTTCGAGGGGCGGACGAACCTTCAATCCACCATCGCTTTCGAGGAAGGCGAGCGGATCGAGAATATCGCGATCGGCGACTCGGCACGATGGCAGGTCACGCCCAACAAGCGCGCCAATCTCCTCTTCATCAAGCCGGTCACCGCGCTCGCCCGCACCAACATGACGGTCGTGACCGATCGGCGCACCTACCTGTTCGAGCTGGTGGCGAGCCCGCGGGCGCCGTCTACCTATCTGCTGCGCTTCCACTATCCGGCGCCGCCACCGCCCCCGCCCCCGCCCCAACCGGTCGAGGAGAAGCCGGCGCTTACGGCCGCGGTTCTCGAAACCGCAGCCTCCCCCGCGCCGCTGAAGCTCAACTTCGCATGGGGTGCCAAGGGCGACAAAACGCTGATGCCGGAACGCAGCTTTGACGACGGCGCCTCGCTCTACCTGTCCTGGCCACGTGAGCGAGCGGTGCCGGCGGTGCTGACGATCGGCCCCGACGGCAGCGAAGGCCCTACCAACTTCGCGGTGCGCGGCGACTACATCGTTGTCGAGGGTGTGCCGTCCAGCGTCGTGTTGCGCTCGGGCAGAGCTGCGCTGACCCTTTCGCCATCGCGACCAAAGCCGGCCGCATCGTCCCAGCCCGGCACGCAGATCGCGGAGCGCTGA
- a CDS encoding TrbI/VirB10 family protein: MTTDTLTRSTGLIPLSHQDDPRRSLDDNALVEASRNAFPIVATRVAKRDRAGLAAGAATALLLGGITFWSMAGPEPQVKAPPARTVPPVKAAVPLTPGPAPVVPLTPAQETAIAQAPQTATVPHNAVDTAHAPVMVWDTSGAPEIATSAPSAPIAGAPAKVSAPQPLSENESFASRMGDAGTDVASATRIVDPANTVTQGTLIPAVLETAIDSDLPGYARAVVSSDVRSFDGSRVLVPRSSRLIGQYKSGLAAGQTRAYVMWTRLIRPDGVTVQLASPAIEYSGASGLTGEVNSHFMKRFGAAGLLSVIGGLGALVTGGTSLVLSGGSSAASVAAQRDAQIPPTIRIRQGQPIRVFTARDLNFSTIAGSIQP; encoded by the coding sequence ATGACCACCGATACGCTGACCCGGTCGACCGGGCTGATCCCGTTGAGCCATCAGGACGATCCTCGCCGCTCGCTCGATGACAACGCGCTGGTCGAGGCGAGCCGCAATGCCTTCCCGATCGTGGCGACCCGTGTCGCCAAACGGGATCGTGCCGGCCTGGCTGCCGGTGCCGCCACGGCATTGCTCTTGGGCGGCATCACCTTCTGGTCGATGGCAGGACCTGAGCCGCAGGTGAAGGCGCCGCCCGCCCGCACGGTCCCACCAGTCAAGGCTGCGGTGCCGCTAACGCCCGGACCGGCGCCCGTCGTGCCGCTGACGCCCGCACAGGAAACGGCCATCGCGCAAGCGCCGCAGACGGCAACCGTACCGCACAACGCGGTTGATACCGCACACGCGCCGGTCATGGTCTGGGACACGTCAGGCGCACCGGAGATTGCCACGTCCGCTCCGTCCGCCCCGATCGCGGGCGCACCCGCCAAGGTGTCGGCACCGCAGCCTCTGTCGGAGAACGAGTCCTTCGCCAGTCGCATGGGGGATGCCGGTACCGACGTGGCCAGCGCGACCCGCATTGTGGACCCGGCCAACACGGTGACCCAGGGCACGTTGATCCCCGCCGTGCTCGAGACGGCGATCGACAGCGATCTTCCGGGATACGCCCGCGCGGTGGTCAGCTCCGACGTCCGCTCGTTCGACGGCAGTCGGGTTCTGGTGCCGCGATCGTCCAGGCTGATTGGCCAGTACAAGAGCGGCCTCGCCGCGGGGCAGACCCGCGCCTACGTCATGTGGACGCGGCTGATCCGCCCGGATGGGGTCACGGTCCAGCTCGCCTCGCCGGCGATCGAGTATTCGGGCGCGTCCGGCCTGACCGGCGAGGTCAACAGCCACTTCATGAAGCGCTTCGGAGCAGCGGGTCTCCTGTCGGTGATCGGCGGGCTCGGTGCACTTGTCACCGGCGGCACCTCGCTGGTGCTATCCGGCGGCAGTAGCGCGGCCTCGGTCGCGGCGCAGCGTGATGCGCAGATTCCGCCCACGATCCGCATCCGTCAGGGTCAGCCGATCCGTGTGTTCACGGCGCGGGACCTCAACTTCTCAACCATTGCCGGGAGCATCCAGCCATGA
- the virB11 gene encoding P-type DNA transfer ATPase VirB11, translating into MNQAAQHRIHQQPIVAEVLPLRSTTDVYLSAYLAPFAAWLGDKSVSEILVNGPGEVWVEADGIMRRQTVPAIDDRLIRRLAEQVARVSHQGINRERPLLAATLPDGTRVQFAGPPATRGHWAMAMRRHRLIETTLDAYARAPGASVLAMIEPDPQTDPIEFLRFCVQARRTVLISGGTSSGKTTFLNALLREVPVGERVVVVEDTPEIRLGGGNAVGLLGVKGETGEAKVTTDDLLQASLRLRPDRIVLGELRGGEAVSFLRAINTGHPGSFSTIHANSPSGALDQLALMVMQAGLGLSRTDTLAYARSVIDVVVQLDRQGGRRGIAAVARAQDL; encoded by the coding sequence ATGAATCAGGCCGCACAGCATCGCATCCACCAGCAGCCGATCGTGGCTGAGGTACTGCCGCTTCGGAGCACGACGGATGTGTATCTATCGGCGTACCTCGCGCCGTTCGCCGCGTGGCTCGGCGACAAGAGCGTTTCGGAAATCCTCGTCAACGGTCCGGGCGAGGTCTGGGTCGAAGCGGACGGCATCATGCGCCGTCAGACCGTGCCGGCGATCGACGACCGGTTGATCCGGCGTCTTGCCGAACAGGTCGCCCGCGTCAGCCATCAGGGCATCAACCGCGAACGGCCGTTGCTGGCCGCGACACTCCCGGACGGCACGCGTGTCCAGTTCGCGGGGCCGCCGGCGACGCGCGGGCATTGGGCGATGGCGATGCGCCGGCATCGGCTCATCGAAACCACGCTCGATGCCTATGCGCGCGCCCCGGGCGCATCAGTGCTCGCGATGATCGAGCCCGATCCGCAGACCGATCCGATCGAGTTCCTGCGCTTCTGCGTCCAAGCGCGTCGCACCGTACTGATCAGCGGCGGCACGTCGTCGGGCAAGACCACCTTCCTGAACGCGCTATTGCGCGAGGTGCCCGTCGGGGAGCGCGTTGTTGTGGTCGAGGACACGCCCGAAATTCGCTTGGGCGGCGGCAATGCGGTCGGCCTGCTTGGCGTGAAAGGCGAAACCGGCGAAGCCAAGGTGACCACCGATGATCTCCTCCAGGCGTCCTTGCGGCTTCGGCCGGACCGGATCGTGTTGGGCGAGTTGAGAGGCGGTGAGGCGGTAAGCTTCCTGCGGGCGATCAACACCGGTCATCCGGGTTCGTTCTCGACCATCCACGCCAACAGCCCGAGTGGAGCGCTCGACCAACTCGCGCTGATGGTGATGCAGGCGGGCCTCGGGCTCAGCCGGACGGACACGCTCGCCTACGCCAGGTCCGTGATCGACGTGGTGGTTCAACTCGATCGGCAAGGCGGCCGGCGCGGCATTGCCGCGGTCGCGCGCGCGCAAGACCTTTGA
- a CDS encoding twin-arginine translocase TatA/TatE family subunit — protein sequence MGSMSMVHWLVVLAAMALLFGGGRIANSMGDLGKGLKAFRREMADVESSPALSRLEAPGDR from the coding sequence ATGGGTTCGATGAGCATGGTGCATTGGCTGGTGGTGCTTGCTGCCATGGCGTTGCTGTTCGGTGGTGGTCGGATCGCCAACAGCATGGGTGATCTGGGAAAGGGTCTGAAGGCGTTCCGGCGGGAGATGGCCGACGTGGAAAGTTCACCAGCACTTTCACGGCTGGAAGCGCCGGGCGACCGCTGA